The Fluviispira sanaruensis sequence TTGTCCCAATCACACATTTTTTTAATTCAACTTGTTCTAATCCTGCAACAAGAGCTTGTGTCTCTGGTCTTTTATGTGGCTCAACATAGCCAATGACAACATCAAATCCCCGTTGCTTAAGTGTTTGTGCTTCCTTAAGCATCGAATAGGTTTTTCCAACTCCTGCTGCATATCCTATAATAATTTTGAGAGAACCTCTCCGCTTACTTTCAAGAATTTCTTCAAATGTCTTCATTTTTATTCTTCGTTTTTAGCTTCATCCACAAGAATATTTAACAGGAGCACATTTATATTTTCTTCACCAATAATACCTAATGCAGGTTTTTCAAGCAAAGAATAAATTAAGGTCTTGAGCTTATCTTCACTCATTTTTCTTGCGTGTGCAACCCTCGGGATTTGCAATAAAGCAGCTTGTAAAGAAATATGTGGATCGAGCCCACTTCCTGATGCATTCACGAGATCGTTCGGAATATCGGAAATTTTTATTGTGGGGTTCTCCTTTAAAATTTTTTTTGTTTCACTTTTTATATTTTCATATAATTTTATATTTGTAGTTGCTAAATTTGAGGGAGATGAGCTTAAACCGTCATACCCTTTTTCACCCGCAGCTGAAGGTCTACCATGAAAATATTTTGGTGAAAAAAAATTTTGTCCGATCAATTTTGCTCCAATAGATTTATTATCCTTATAAATAATCCCACCATTGCTCTCTTCAGGAAAAAAAATCCTCCCAGTTAATGTAACAAATAAAGGATAAACACACCCTAATATAATAAATAGAATACCTGTTATAACAATGCATCTATATAGTGAACGCCCCATAAATAATCCTTTTAATTTTTAAATTATATTTAAACCATTTATAATCATATCCACAATTTTAATGCCTATAAAAGGAATAATAACCCCACCTACCCCAAATACGAAAAAATTATAACTTAACAAACTCAATGCATTTCTAGGTCTATATTTTACCCCCTTCAATGCAAGTGGAATGAGAATAATTATAATTAAAGCATTAAATATGATTGCAGACAGTATTGCGCTATTTGGACTTTCTAAATGCATAATATTATATTTAGCAAAATCTGGGAAAACACCCAGAAACATAGCAGGAAGAATTGCAAAATATTTTGCCACGTCATTGGCAATACTAAAAGTGGTTAAAGCCCCTCTTGTAATCAAAAGTTGTTTGCCAATTTCAACGATTTCAATCACTTTAGTTGGATCGGAGTCAAGGTCGATCATATTTCCTGCTTCACGCGCGGCTTGCGTACCCGTGTTCATGGAAAGCCCGACATCTGCTTGAGCAAGAGCAGGTGCATCGTTGGTACCGTCCCCCGACATTGCGACCATACGCCCTTCTTTTTTTAAGGTTTTTATCAACATCAATTTATCTTCAGGTTTTGCTTCCGAAAGAAAATCATCGACACCCGCTTCTTGAGCAATGGCGGCTGCGGTTAATTTATTATCCCCGGTTATCATTATGGAGCGTATCCCCATTGCCCGAATACGGGCAAAACGCGCATGAATACCTGGCTTCACAATATCTTTTAAATAAATAACTCCTAATATCTTTGAACCCTTCGCCACAGCTAAAGGAGTCCCACCCATTTTAGAAATTTTTACAAAGTGCTCATGAACAGACTTAGGAACATCACCACCTAAGGAGCGCACCCAGGCTGAAATTGCTTCTAATGCACCTTTTCGATAACTCTCACTTACGGTATCGATTCCACTCATCCGCGTTTCTGCAGAAAATGGGATGGGCGTAGAATTTTTTGCGGTCACATAGTGGATACGCAGTTCATTTGCTAATTTCACTATGGACCGACCTTCTGGTGTGTCATCAAAAGTCGAAGCGATCAGTGCAGCAAGGCCAAGATCATCTACAGTGACCCCTTCGGCGGGGAAAAACTCACTGGCCATTCGATTCCCTACGGTTATGGTACCCGTCTTGTCGAGCAACAAAACATCAATATCACCCGCAGCTTCGACAGCTCTACCAGACATTGCAAGAACATTTCTTTGTAAAACCCGATCCATGCCAGCAATCCCAATGGCTGATAGCAGCCCACCAATTGTGGTTGGGATAAGACAAACAAGGAGAGCAACCAACACCACAACCGAAATATTGAGATTTTGATATATTGCAAAAGGCTTTAAGGTAACAACGGCCAATAGAAAAACTGCTGTTAATCCAAATAAAAGAATATTTAAAGCAATTTCATTGGGAGTTTTCTTACGTTCTGCACCTTCAACAAGGGCAATCATTTTATCTAGAAAAGATTTTCCTGGCTCTGCCGTGACTTGAATAACGATACGATCGGAGAGCACCATCGTACCACCTGTCACAGCGGAACGATCACCACCCGACTCGCGAATAACAGGCGCGGATTCACCTGTAATAGCCGATTCATCAATTGAAGCCATTCCTTCCACAACAGTGCCATCGGCAGGTATCACTTCACCTGCAACAACAACAACTCTGTCATCTTTTAATAAATTCGAGGCAGAGACAATTTCATATTCGTTACTTTGTTTATTGAGGCGTTTTGCTTGAGTATCTCTTCTGGTTTTTTTTAAATTTTCTGCCTGTGCTTTCCCCCTACCCTCTGCCAGTGCTTCAGCAAAGTTTGCAAAGAGAACGGTGAACCAGAGCCAGATAGATATTTGCAGAGAAAAATTTACTGAACTCATATCATTTAAAATAAAATCATTTGCTGTAGCAATTGTGGTGATAATGGCGCCCAAACCCACGATAAATAGCACAGGATTTTTATAAAGACTAAATGGATTTAACTTAACAAATGATTCTTTAATTGCCGAAAAAACAAGTTCATTTGAAACAAAAACATTATTTTCTTTCATAATTATTCACCACCTATTGAAAGAAATTTTCCATTGAGCATTTGCATATTTTCTATTATTGGCCCGACTGACAATGCAGGTAAATAAACTAAAAGGCCAAGAATAAGTATCGTCCCAATAAGTAACAATAAAAAAACGGAACCATATACTTGAAAATTATTTTCGGTTATGGGTTTCTTTATTTTCTGTGCGAGCGACCCTGCTATGGCAAGAAGTGGTATGAGATTTAAATAACGTCCTGCCAACATAGCAAATGAAGTTGTATAATTCCAAAAAGGTGTGTTGGTATTTAATGAGCCAAATGCACTGCCATTATTTTGCGCGGCAGAGGTATATGCGTAAAACATTTCTGTAAATCCATGGGATCCTGGATTCCCAATCGAAGAAAAACCTATTGCCAACGAGGAAGAGATTGCGAGCAAAAGCAAAATCACAGTGGAAACACCAATGATAGGAAACATGGCAATTTTTATTTCTCTTGCTTCTATCTTTTTCCCTAAATATTCAGGAGTTCTGCCTACCATAAGCCCCGCAATAAACACAGCAAGCAAAACAAATAAAATCATACCATATAAGCCAGAGCCAACACCGCCATAAATAACTTCATTTAAAAGCATATTAATAATTGCAAACATTCCACCCATTGGGGTCAAACTGCTGTGAGAATTTGCCACCGCACCACAAGAAGCAGCTGTTGTTACACTTGAAAAAAGAGAAGATGCAAAAATACCAAAACGTGTTTCTTTACCTTCCATATTGATTGAGCTTGCTAAGCCCAATTTATCTATAAAATTTGGATTCCCTTGGTATTCAAAATAAGCAATGAGCAAAACAGATGCTATAAATAAAATAGCCATACTCAGCCAAATTGTGACTGCATGTTTCATATAATTTGTCATTTTTCCAAAAGTAAAAACAAGTGCACTTGGCACTAAAAAAATTGAAATCATTTGAAAAAAATGCGACCAAGCGGTTGGATTTTCATAGGGGTGAGCAGCATTGGCATTGAAAAAACCACCGCCATTCACACCCAAAAGTTTAATCGCAACCTGTGAAGCGACTGGACCTTGAGGCAAAATTTGTTCACCGCCTTCCAAAGGTTTAATCTGAATATATGCTTGAAAATTTTGTATCATACCTTGGGAAATATAAAAAACTGCGAAAATAAAAGACAAAGGAAGAAGTACATAAAGAGAAGAACGAGTTAAATCAACCCAGAAATTACCAAGACCATTTGCTTTCTCTTGATTGAGTCCACGAATAATAGCGATACAGGCAGCAAAGCCGATTGCAGCTGATAAGAAATTGTTTGAAGCCAACGCCACCATTTGGGAGAAATAACTCATAGTTGTTTCGCCTGAATAAGCTTGCCAATTTGTATTTGTTAAAAAACTCACGGCGGTATTGATCGCAAGATCTGTCGGTAAACCCTGAAAGTTTTGTGGATTTAATGGTAAAATATGTTGAAATTTCAAAATTAAAAATGTGATTGAAAATAATAGAATGCTAAAGAGAACGACTTCAAGCGTATATTTCCGCCATGTTTGACTTTCATCCACATCCACTTTTGCAATTTTATAAATTTGTTTTTCGATGGGATAAAGAATGAAATGGAGAAATGTTTTTTCTCCTTGCATAATTTTCTTAATAAATATACCCAGAGGGTATGAAAGAATAAATAAGACAAACACAAAGAAAAATAAGAGATAGAAATCTTGAGCATTCATAAACAAAAATCCTTAACTTATTTAAAAGTTTAATTTCATGACTTATACATTTAAAAAATAAAATTCTCAATAGTTGAATACTTTATTTATAATAAATTGAAATAAGATCTTCTTATGGATTGTGAATTTTTAAAACCTTCGTGTTAATATAATACAAAGGAATGTGCAGCTCTAAAGTCGCACAGTGAATGGAGTTTAAAATGAATGAAACACAATTGAGCGAAAAAAGCTTCTACCAAAGTAAAATCAACTTAACAGACGATGAAAATCAAGAAAACATGGAGAGTTTTACTATCAGCGTAGAAGAAGCCGCTAAAATCCTCGGCGTCAATCGCTCCCGTCTGTCGCAATTGACGAGTAAGGGTGTATTTCCTTATGAAAAAAGAAAAATAGAAACCAGAAATCGGTTGTTCTATCGCTTAAATGATCTTTTACAACACCAACGAGCACAAATGCTTGGAAGTGCGTATGAGTTTATTCAAACACACGCTGCAGAAGAAGAGCTTCGAACACCAGCAATGCGTGAAATAAATATAGATTTTTTGCAGGAAAAGTCCGAACAAGAAAAAAAACAACTTCGCACTCCAATTAAACACAGCAAAAAAAATAAAACTCTTCTTAAACCATGCGCGACTGCGTTATTCGAACAAGAGAAAAAATTAGAGAATGATAAAAAAATATTGGCGGATGTTGAATTCATAAAGCAAAAAATATTAGCGCAAGGAGAAGAGTTAATTTGTCAAAAGGAGTTTTTCAAAAAAGAAGAATTTATTTTGCAACAAAAATTAACAGAAAATAATTGCTCAATAAATAAACTAAATTATGCTGTTTTTGCAATACAAAATAAATTAACAGAACTATCTTATGAAAATAAAAAATTAAAAGAACATATAGATAAATATATTATGAGCATGCAAAAATCTAAAAATTGGTCGCAAAAAAAACCAAAATACCGAGTTTCTCGTTCAACAGCGAGTCGCTAAATACAATTGTGTTCCCATTTGCCTTACAAGTTCAAGCTGCTGGCCTGTATAATTGATATGAGCTGTCTGCATAAGAACAATCTTTTCAGTTATCTGCCGAACGTCGATATTTTGATTTGCAATATTTGATAATTTAAGAGCAACTTCTTTACAACTATCGGCCATTTCACGATCACTCACAAATATCTCTTCGACAGTTTGTCCAATATTGAGTTTATTTATATTTTGTAAATCAAAATTGATTTCAGCACTGAGCATTCTTAAAATAAGAGAGTCTAAATGGTCAGAAACATCCTCTCGATGGGAAGAGATTTTATCAAATAATTTCTGATACCCCCACAGTTTACAAATATTTCTATGCACACGTAATTGCTGCAGTATTGTCGCATGCACTTGCACAAGAGCAGCCAAACCCATAGCCAACTCACCGGTGATTTTCATAACTATATTCTCCAAAAAAATAACTATACCTAATAGTGCGACTCAATCACTCTATCACACAGAAAAAAAAGCCACATACAATTTTAGATTGCATGTGGCCTTATCTTTAGAAAGTCAAGAGAATTACTTATTCTCAGCGGCTCTCTTTGCTTTATATTTAGCAACCATATCTTCTTGAACGTTGCGTGGAACAGCAGCGTACTTAGCAAATTCCATAGAGAATTCGCCTTTACCTTGAGTTCCCGAACGTAAGTCAGTTGAGAAACCAAACATTTCAGTGAGTGGAACTTCTGCTTCGATTTGACAGTAACCACCATTTCCAGCAGTTCCCATGATAACACCACGACGTTGGTTGATAAGACCCATCATTGTTCCTTGGAACTCTTCTGGCCCTTCAATACCAACCTTCATAATAGGTTCTAGAATAACAGGCTTAGCGCTCATATAAGATTCACGGAATCCTGTCATCGCACAAGTTTTGAAGGCCATTTCGTTTGAGTCAACTGGGTGATGTAAACCATCATTTACAACCAATTTCACACCAACAATTTGCGCTCCGATGAGCAGACCATTTTTCAACTGTTCAGCAAAACCTTTTTCACAAGCAGGAATAAACTGTCTTGGAATGGATCCACCAACGGTTTCATCTTCAAATTCATAGATTTTGTCGCCAGCATCCGCCAAAGGTTCCATATAACCAATAATACGTGCAAACTGCCCAGAACCACCGGATTGTTTTTTGTGAGTGTAGTTGATTTCTGCACGTGAAGTGAGAGCTTCGCGGAAGTTAACTTGTGGTTTTCCAACGATTGTTTCGCAACCGAATTCACGTTTCATACGTTCAACATAAATTTCAAGGTGAAGCTCACCCATCCCAGCAATGATAGTTTCACCGGATTCTTCATCACGGGAAACGCGGAAAGTTGGATCTTCTTTAGTAAACTTATTCAAAGCTTTCGAAAAGTTTGTTTGTGCTGTTTTGTCTTTTGGTGCGATTGCTAATGTAATAACGGCATTTGGAACGTACATAGAAGCCATTGTTACGTTTAACTTACCATCTGTGAATGTATCGCCAGAAGCACAGTCAACACCAAAGAGAGCAACGATGTCGCCTGCTGAAGCTTCTTCAATATCTTCCATGTCATCGGAGTGAAGACGAACGATGCGTGGAACTTTAACACGTTTTTCAGAAGACATATTGGTGATCATCTCACCTTTTTTAGCTGTCCCTTGATAAATACGCATAAATGTAAGCTGACCATAACGTGTTTCGTCAAGCTTGAATGCAAGCATAACAAGTGGAAGGTCTGGATCTGCTTTCAAAGGAACGCGTTCTTCGTTATTTGTCTGGTCAAGAGCTTCGTTAGAAACTTCATTTGGCGCAGGCAAATAAGCCGTAACAGCGTCTAAAAGCACTTGAACGCCTTTGTTTTTGAACGCAGAACCACAGAAAACAGGAGTAAACTGAAGGCTAATAACTGCCTTACGCATAGCCTTAGCACCTTCTTCCGCCGTAACGAATTCGTCAGAAAGGAATTTTTCAGCGACACCATCGTCAAAGTCAGCAAGAGCGCCAATGAGGTCGCTACGGCGTGATTTTGCTTCGTCCATCATGTCAACTGGAACGTCTTCTTCACGGACATTTTCACCGTTTGCGCCATCAAAATAGAAAGCTTTCATAGAAAGAAGATCAACAACACCTTGGAAACGATCTTCTGCGCCGATTGGCATTTGCGCCATCCAAGCATTGTGATTTAATTTTTCACGTAATTGTTGGCAAACACGGTATGGGTTTGCTCCAGGGCGGTCCATTTTGTTTACAAATGCAATGCGTGGAACGCGGTAACGACGCATTTGGCGGTCAACTGTGATGGACTGTGACTGAACGCCAGCAACAGAACAAAGCACAAGAATAGCACCGTCAAGAACGCGCAGAGAGCGCTCAACTTCAACTGTAAAGTCAACGTGGCCGGGGGTGTCGATAAGGTTAATCCAAGTATCTTTCCACTGGCAAAATGTAGCCGCAGACTGAATTGTAATGCCTTTTTCACGCTCAAGATCCATATGATCCATAGTCGCGCCAACGCCAGATTTGCCCTTTACTTCCTCAATTTTGTGAATTTTACCGGTATAAAAAAGAATACGCTCGGAAAGAGTGGTCTTTCCAGAGTCGATATGAGCAGAAATACCAATATTTCTAACGCGGGAGAGGTCTTTGATTGTCATATTTGATCCAACTCAACATAAAAATGGTTAAAACTTCAGTCCAAACCAGAGGACGGGAAACACGCTCTGTGCTATCTGATTTTGAATTGAATTTCAATAGCCTTTTTTATGCTTTTGTTGGGAGAAGCTTCTAAATTGAGGCTCTTATCCCATACTGACTTTTTGCCACCCATTTGCGTCGCTCATAAGCCTGCTCAATCACATCTTCGATCCAAACTTTTCCAACAATGCCTTCTTGCTCCCAGAGTTTTGGAAACATACTTATGGATGTTAAGCCTGGAAGTGTATTTATCTCATTGAAAACAAACCGATTGGGGTCTTGACAGTTCCAAAAGTCAATCCGACACAATCCAGAAATTCCAGTCACTTGCGCAACTTTTTTTGCAATATTTTTTAGCTCATTCATTCTGTCAGCGCTGATACTTGCTGGTATTTTGGTTGTTGCCTCAGAAACACTCGAATACTTTTCTTCATATGAATAGAAATCCTTCGTAACAATCTCCCCAGCTATCGTTATTTTTGGAAAGGCAGACGTTCCTAAAAAAGCGCATTCGACTTCAGTGCCTTGCATAGGTTCCTCAACCAATACTTTTTGATCGAAGGCAAGTGCCTCTTTTAAAAGAATTATCAGATCTTCCCGGTTTTTTGCCCGCCCTGTCCCTACAGCAGACCCCAAAGAGTTGGGTTTCACGAAGCAAGGATAACCTATTGATATTTCTACTCTCTCAAGAGTTTCATCGGGATTTTTCGTATAAGCCTCTCCTTCAATCAGCTCATATTTTGCAATCGAGATTCCTGCATCGCGTACAAGTCGCTTAGCGATATCTTTATCGATCCCCACTGCACTGGCACGAAGATCGCAACCAGCATAAGCCACCTCTGCCAACTCAAAAAGCCCTTGTAAACGTCCATCTTCTCCGTTTTGCCCATGCAAGATAGGAAAAAAACAGGATGCTTCTAAATTGAGAATACGATAAGGGAATGATTTAAAATCCTTTTCAATCTCATCGTGCAAATAAGGTAAAAGTACACATTTTAGATTTTTACGTTCAGGCATTTGCTTAAGAACCTGCCCATTTATAATTGCCGCAAGATCTTCAATCGTAATGTCAGAAAAATCCTTTGCTTTAAAGGTTCCTTCTAAACTAAAATAATTCCCTTTTTTATTGATCCCAACGGGAATAATATTATATTTTTCAGGAATATTTTTAAAAACATAAACTGCAGAGCGTAGAGATATTTCATGCTCACTTGAACGCCCACCAAAAAGAACAGCAATAGTATTTTCAGAACTTTGATTTTGAGTCATCTAACTTTCTCCAATAACGACCGGGTAGGAAAATACACGAGCTTCACTTGAATTGAAACTGAACAAGGGCTATGAAAGAATAGACAGTACAAATGTATGGTAGCTCTTCTATTTGGAAGAGTCTATATACGATTATGGGTTGCACGATTTCTGAACACATATCTTTATCTAACCACGTGCAACATATCTTTGCAATAAAAGGAGACTCTCATGTCAGCTGCAGATACAAACATCAATAAATTTAAAGCCCTAGAAACTCTTTTCCAATCTGTTGAAAAGCAATTTGGCAAGGGCACAATCATGCGCCTTTCCGATGATTCTAAAATTGCACAAGAAATTCAAGTTATTCCATCGGGCTCTATCAGTCTTGACGTTGCTTTAGGGGTAGGAGGTTTACCCAAAGGACGGGTGGTTGAAATTTATGGAACAGAATCAAGTGGTAAAACCACTTTAACTTTACACGCCATTGCGGAATGCCAGAAAAAAGGAGGCATTGCTGCCTTTATCGATGCTGAACACGCTCTCGATGTCAGCTATGCGCGTAAAATTGGGGTGAACACCTCAGACCTTCTTGTTTCCCAACCGGACAACGGCGAACAGGCACTTGAAATTGTAGACATGTTAGTACGAAGCGGCGCCGTGGACCTCATTGTTGTGGACTCCGTTGCGGCCCTCACGCCAAAGGCTGAAATTGAAGGGGAAATGGGTGACAGCCATATGGGTCTACAGGCACGCCTTATGAGCCAAGCTCTGCGCAAGCTGACAGGAAGCATTTCAAAAACCAATTGCTGTGTCATTTTTATCAACCAAGTGCGTATGAAAATTGGTATTGTTTTTGGCAATCCTGAAACCACAACAGGAGGGCAGGCTCTCAAGTTTTACTCTTCTGTGCGCCTTGAAGTGCGCAGGGCTGCCGCTATCAAAAACTCCAACGACACCATTGGTCATCGTACGAAAGTCAAAGTTGTTAAAAACAAAGTAGCAGCTCCCTTTAAGGAAGTAGAATTCGACATTATGTTTGGTCAGGGCATTAGCAAAGAAGGAGACATTCTCGATCTTGCTTCTGCCCCTGAAGCCGAAATCATTCAAAAAAGCGGAACATGGTTCACTTACAATGGCGAACGCCTTGGCCAAGGACGCGAAAATGCAAAAGAGTATTTGCGTGAGCATCCAGAAACCATGGCAAAGATCGAAGCGGCTGTGCGCGCCCGGGCTAATCTCATCCGCACTCCAGCTAACACAACAGATGAAGCCAGCGAAGACTCTATCAAGTCTTTGCCAGGTGCAAGCCAAGCTTTGCCAAGCACTCCAACTAAGCCAGGCCGGCGCAGCGCAGCCGCTTCGGTGTCTGCAGAATAAAAATTAAGAGAATACGGTTATTTGGAGTACATATCAGTATGGAAGAATGGGATCTCGTTGTCATTGGTGGCGGCGCAGCAGGATATTTTGGAGCAATTGCATGCGCTGAAGCTTTTCCAGGGGCACGCGTTCTTATACTCGAAGCCACAGCAAGAGTTTTAACAAAAGTCAAAGTTTCTGGTGGAGGGCGCTGCAACGTCACTCACAATCTTTATGAGCCTAAACAGCTTATTTCTTTTTACCCAAGAGGACAAAAAGAATTGATTGGATCCTTCCACAAATTTCAACCCAAAGACACTGTGGAATGGTTTCAGGCGCATGGCGTCGAGCTTAAAGCTGAGAGTGATGGACGCATGTTCCCGACAACCAATGATTCACAGACTGTTGTTGACTGCCTTTTGGGGGCAGCCCGTGACTCGGGCGTTGAACTTAGAAAAAACAAACTAGTCCAAAAAATTCTTCCCAGTGCAGAGGGCTTTGAAATTCACAGCAAAGCCTCTGACCCCGTCAAAGCGCGATTTATCCTGCTTGCTACAGGCAGTATGCCCTATGGTGTCAGTCTTGCGAGCAATGTGGGACACAAACTCATAGCACCTGTTCCATCCCTTTTTACCTTTGAAATTAAAAATCCACTGCTCAAAGATTTAGCCGGAATCAGTTTTACCGAGGTGACAGCAACCTTAAAAGTAGAAGGAGCCTCTCAGGATTTTATCCAAAAGGGTCCTTGTCTTATCACCCACTGGGGGCTCAGTGGGCCTGCAATCTTAAAACTCTCGGCATTTGCTGCAAGAGAACTGCACGCCAGCGCATATAAAGCAACTTTAATCCTGAACTGGACTCAATCCCTCAAACAACACGAAGCTCTCGCACTGCTTGAGACCTGCAAAACTCAATCTCCTAAGAAAAAAGTGAGTAATGAAAACCCTTTTCCCTGCGTAAAAAGATTTTGGGACGCAATTTTACGGGAATCGGGTCTGAACGAAGCCCTCACCTATGGCGAAGTGACAAAAAAGCAATTGCAAGAGATTGCGCAACGTATGACTCAATACGAATTCAACGTAAAAGGTAAAGGTGAATTTAAAGAAGAATTCGTCACAGCAGGCGGTATAGCGCGAGAAGAAATTGACTTCCGCACTATGGAAAGCAAACTCCACCCAGGCCTTTATTTTGCAGGCGAAGCGACTGATGTGGACGGTGTTACGGGTGGATTTAATTTTCAAAATGCTTGGACAGGGGCATGGCTTTGTGGACAAGATATTGCCAAAAAATTGAAACACTAAGCTAAAAATTTATAAAATCATTAAATTTAAAACAACTTATTGATTTTATAGATTTTTCTATTTTTAGACCACTCAAATCATTGATAAAAAGCAAAAATATTGATAGCAAAAAGCAAATAATAATTTAAGTAATTATTATTATTTGCTTTTTGAAAGGCCAAAATTTTGCATAATAATAATCAGTTAAAATATCGCTCCGA is a genomic window containing:
- a CDS encoding D-alanine--D-alanine ligase family protein; the protein is MTQNQSSENTIAVLFGGRSSEHEISLRSAVYVFKNIPEKYNIIPVGINKKGNYFSLEGTFKAKDFSDITIEDLAAIINGQVLKQMPERKNLKCVLLPYLHDEIEKDFKSFPYRILNLEASCFFPILHGQNGEDGRLQGLFELAEVAYAGCDLRASAVGIDKDIAKRLVRDAGISIAKYELIEGEAYTKNPDETLERVEISIGYPCFVKPNSLGSAVGTGRAKNREDLIILLKEALAFDQKVLVEEPMQGTEVECAFLGTSAFPKITIAGEIVTKDFYSYEEKYSSVSEATTKIPASISADRMNELKNIAKKVAQVTGISGLCRIDFWNCQDPNRFVFNEINTLPGLTSISMFPKLWEQEGIVGKVWIEDVIEQAYERRKWVAKSQYGIRASI
- the kdpA gene encoding potassium-transporting ATPase subunit KdpA, which translates into the protein MNAQDFYLLFFFVFVLFILSYPLGIFIKKIMQGEKTFLHFILYPIEKQIYKIAKVDVDESQTWRKYTLEVVLFSILLFSITFLILKFQHILPLNPQNFQGLPTDLAINTAVSFLTNTNWQAYSGETTMSYFSQMVALASNNFLSAAIGFAACIAIIRGLNQEKANGLGNFWVDLTRSSLYVLLPLSFIFAVFYISQGMIQNFQAYIQIKPLEGGEQILPQGPVASQVAIKLLGVNGGGFFNANAAHPYENPTAWSHFFQMISIFLVPSALVFTFGKMTNYMKHAVTIWLSMAILFIASVLLIAYFEYQGNPNFIDKLGLASSINMEGKETRFGIFASSLFSSVTTAASCGAVANSHSSLTPMGGMFAIINMLLNEVIYGGVGSGLYGMILFVLLAVFIAGLMVGRTPEYLGKKIEAREIKIAMFPIIGVSTVILLLLAISSSLAIGFSSIGNPGSHGFTEMFYAYTSAAQNNGSAFGSLNTNTPFWNYTTSFAMLAGRYLNLIPLLAIAGSLAQKIKKPITENNFQVYGSVFLLLLIGTILILGLLVYLPALSVGPIIENMQMLNGKFLSIGGE
- the kdpC gene encoding potassium-transporting ATPase subunit KdpC — translated: MGRSLYRCIVITGILFIILGCVYPLFVTLTGRIFFPEESNGGIIYKDNKSIGAKLIGQNFFSPKYFHGRPSAAGEKGYDGLSSSPSNLATTNIKLYENIKSETKKILKENPTIKISDIPNDLVNASGSGLDPHISLQAALLQIPRVAHARKMSEDKLKTLIYSLLEKPALGIIGEENINVLLLNILVDEAKNEE
- the kdpB gene encoding potassium-transporting ATPase subunit KdpB; protein product: MKENNVFVSNELVFSAIKESFVKLNPFSLYKNPVLFIVGLGAIITTIATANDFILNDMSSVNFSLQISIWLWFTVLFANFAEALAEGRGKAQAENLKKTRRDTQAKRLNKQSNEYEIVSASNLLKDDRVVVVAGEVIPADGTVVEGMASIDESAITGESAPVIRESGGDRSAVTGGTMVLSDRIVIQVTAEPGKSFLDKMIALVEGAERKKTPNEIALNILLFGLTAVFLLAVVTLKPFAIYQNLNISVVVLVALLVCLIPTTIGGLLSAIGIAGMDRVLQRNVLAMSGRAVEAAGDIDVLLLDKTGTITVGNRMASEFFPAEGVTVDDLGLAALIASTFDDTPEGRSIVKLANELRIHYVTAKNSTPIPFSAETRMSGIDTVSESYRKGALEAISAWVRSLGGDVPKSVHEHFVKISKMGGTPLAVAKGSKILGVIYLKDIVKPGIHARFARIRAMGIRSIMITGDNKLTAAAIAQEAGVDDFLSEAKPEDKLMLIKTLKKEGRMVAMSGDGTNDAPALAQADVGLSMNTGTQAAREAGNMIDLDSDPTKVIEIVEIGKQLLITRGALTTFSIANDVAKYFAILPAMFLGVFPDFAKYNIMHLESPNSAILSAIIFNALIIIILIPLALKGVKYRPRNALSLLSYNFFVFGVGGVIIPFIGIKIVDMIINGLNII
- the fusA gene encoding elongation factor G; protein product: MTIKDLSRVRNIGISAHIDSGKTTLSERILFYTGKIHKIEEVKGKSGVGATMDHMDLEREKGITIQSAATFCQWKDTWINLIDTPGHVDFTVEVERSLRVLDGAILVLCSVAGVQSQSITVDRQMRRYRVPRIAFVNKMDRPGANPYRVCQQLREKLNHNAWMAQMPIGAEDRFQGVVDLLSMKAFYFDGANGENVREEDVPVDMMDEAKSRRSDLIGALADFDDGVAEKFLSDEFVTAEEGAKAMRKAVISLQFTPVFCGSAFKNKGVQVLLDAVTAYLPAPNEVSNEALDQTNNEERVPLKADPDLPLVMLAFKLDETRYGQLTFMRIYQGTAKKGEMITNMSSEKRVKVPRIVRLHSDDMEDIEEASAGDIVALFGVDCASGDTFTDGKLNVTMASMYVPNAVITLAIAPKDKTAQTNFSKALNKFTKEDPTFRVSRDEESGETIIAGMGELHLEIYVERMKREFGCETIVGKPQVNFREALTSRAEINYTHKKQSGGSGQFARIIGYMEPLADAGDKIYEFEDETVGGSIPRQFIPACEKGFAEQLKNGLLIGAQIVGVKLVVNDGLHHPVDSNEMAFKTCAMTGFRESYMSAKPVILEPIMKVGIEGPEEFQGTMMGLINQRRGVIMGTAGNGGYCQIEAEVPLTEMFGFSTDLRSGTQGKGEFSMEFAKYAAVPRNVQEDMVAKYKAKRAAENK
- a CDS encoding ferritin-like domain-containing protein; translation: MKITGELAMGLAALVQVHATILQQLRVHRNICKLWGYQKLFDKISSHREDVSDHLDSLILRMLSAEINFDLQNINKLNIGQTVEEIFVSDREMADSCKEVALKLSNIANQNIDVRQITEKIVLMQTAHINYTGQQLELVRQMGTQLYLATRC
- a CDS encoding helix-turn-helix domain-containing protein, yielding MNETQLSEKSFYQSKINLTDDENQENMESFTISVEEAAKILGVNRSRLSQLTSKGVFPYEKRKIETRNRLFYRLNDLLQHQRAQMLGSAYEFIQTHAAEEELRTPAMREINIDFLQEKSEQEKKQLRTPIKHSKKNKTLLKPCATALFEQEKKLENDKKILADVEFIKQKILAQGEELICQKEFFKKEEFILQQKLTENNCSINKLNYAVFAIQNKLTELSYENKKLKEHIDKYIMSMQKSKNWSQKKPKYRVSRSTASR